A single Anatilimnocola floriformis DNA region contains:
- a CDS encoding M48 family metallopeptidase, protein MKLQIGSLLLLGCMSLSCVVLAGCQSAPVTGRKQMLLMPESQEVSMGLTAFNDVAAKETPSQNAQYNELVQRVGQRIAAVAGKPDYQWEFKVIASQEQNAFCLPGGKVAVYEGIIPICATEAGLAVVMSHEIGHAIARHGGERMSQNMAVDGAKQAVSWVMQNQEQTRKDIVMQAYGLGSQYGVLLPYSRAHESEADHIGLMMMARAGYDPREAPRFWQRFGSLKQGEKTMEFMSTHPSDARRAADLATLVPEAMKLYEKAPEMFALGANIDPAPPTPVAVASKPADTTTAATQPATTPPGEAPASTPTPAAAAATVGPAPAAAASPFSNWKLPMMPSIFPKAGQ, encoded by the coding sequence ATGAAGTTGCAGATTGGTTCACTGCTGTTGCTTGGATGCATGTCGCTCAGTTGCGTGGTGCTCGCTGGCTGCCAGAGTGCGCCGGTGACTGGTCGCAAGCAAATGCTGCTCATGCCCGAATCGCAGGAAGTGAGCATGGGGCTGACCGCGTTTAACGACGTGGCGGCCAAAGAGACGCCGTCGCAGAACGCGCAGTACAACGAACTGGTGCAGCGCGTCGGTCAACGGATCGCTGCCGTCGCCGGCAAGCCCGACTATCAATGGGAATTCAAAGTCATCGCCTCCCAAGAGCAGAACGCCTTCTGTCTCCCTGGCGGCAAGGTGGCTGTCTATGAAGGGATCATTCCGATCTGCGCCACCGAGGCCGGACTGGCCGTGGTGATGTCGCACGAAATCGGTCACGCAATTGCCCGCCACGGCGGCGAACGGATGAGCCAGAACATGGCCGTCGATGGCGCTAAGCAAGCCGTGTCGTGGGTCATGCAAAACCAGGAGCAGACTCGCAAAGACATCGTGATGCAGGCTTACGGCTTGGGTTCGCAGTACGGCGTGCTCTTGCCATACAGCCGCGCTCACGAATCGGAAGCCGATCACATCGGTTTGATGATGATGGCCCGCGCGGGTTACGACCCGCGCGAAGCGCCCCGCTTCTGGCAACGCTTCGGCTCGCTCAAGCAGGGTGAAAAGACAATGGAGTTCATGTCGACACATCCGAGCGACGCCCGCCGCGCTGCCGACCTGGCCACGCTCGTGCCCGAAGCCATGAAGCTGTACGAAAAAGCCCCAGAGATGTTCGCCCTCGGCGCCAACATCGACCCCGCGCCGCCGACGCCAGTCGCCGTCGCCAGCAAACCGGCCGACACAACAACGGCCGCGACACAACCCGCCACCACGCCGCCCGGCGAAGCTCCGGCAAGCACGCCCACGCCGGCTGCTGCCGCAGCG
- a CDS encoding DUF3500 domain-containing protein, with the protein MKRLVLAVALLVAVSAVAWGALLRVTGTGGEMIVSAEKWLETLTPEQKTKVLMSYDAPERLDWHFIPKASRKGLQVKEMTEPQKKAALALLQSALSQTGYAKATKIMSLENVLAELEKSKVGGNIRDPQRYYFTVFGTPSDDSKWGLSIEGHHTSMNWVVEKGRVISSSPIMFGTNPATMKEEHLAGFAKGLRVLAPEEDLAFELLASLSADQKKEAVIAEKALEEVRNAGKPQPPTDAAVGIAASKLNDSQKKTLTSLIDTYAKNVPDDVAKERLAEIEKNGFEKVKFAWAGADKPGIGHYYRIQGETFLIEFVNTQPDAAGNPANHIHCLWRDLRGDFAIPVK; encoded by the coding sequence ATGAAACGTCTGGTCCTTGCTGTTGCTCTGCTTGTTGCTGTTTCCGCCGTTGCCTGGGGTGCGCTGTTGCGCGTCACTGGTACGGGCGGCGAAATGATTGTCTCGGCTGAAAAGTGGCTCGAAACACTCACGCCGGAACAAAAAACCAAAGTCCTGATGAGCTACGACGCCCCCGAGCGTCTCGACTGGCACTTCATTCCCAAGGCTTCGCGCAAGGGGCTGCAGGTCAAGGAAATGACCGAGCCGCAAAAGAAAGCCGCCCTCGCACTGCTGCAAAGCGCGCTGAGCCAAACCGGCTATGCCAAGGCGACGAAGATCATGTCGCTCGAAAACGTGCTCGCCGAGCTGGAAAAGAGCAAGGTCGGCGGCAATATCCGCGATCCGCAGCGCTACTACTTCACCGTCTTCGGCACCCCCAGCGATGACAGCAAGTGGGGGCTAAGCATCGAAGGTCACCACACCTCGATGAACTGGGTCGTCGAAAAGGGCCGAGTCATCTCGTCGTCGCCGATCATGTTCGGCACGAACCCGGCGACCATGAAGGAAGAACACCTGGCCGGCTTCGCCAAGGGCCTGCGCGTGCTGGCTCCTGAAGAAGATCTCGCCTTCGAACTGCTCGCCTCGCTGTCGGCCGATCAAAAGAAGGAAGCCGTCATCGCCGAAAAGGCGCTCGAAGAAGTTCGCAATGCCGGCAAGCCACAGCCCCCGACCGATGCCGCCGTCGGCATCGCAGCGAGCAAACTCAATGACTCCCAGAAGAAAACGCTCACCTCGCTCATCGACACCTATGCTAAGAACGTTCCCGATGATGTCGCCAAGGAACGCCTGGCCGAAATCGAAAAGAACGGCTTTGAAAAGGTGAAATTCGCTTGGGCCGGTGCCGACAAGCCGGGCATCGGTCACTACTACCGCATTCAGGGCGAGACTTTCCTGATCGAATTCGTCAACACGCAGCCCGACGCCGCCGGCAACCCTGCCAACCACATTCACTGCTTGTGGCGTGACCTGCGAGGCGATTTTGCGATTCCAGTGAAGTAA
- a CDS encoding DinB family protein, with amino-acid sequence MDTRIEIVLKQLEFARGYTLSLLADVGEGDWFAMPGGVSTHLAWQMGHIAMAEYGLCLFRQRGRTPEDLQLMSSSFRKQFSRGSTPEPDPAKNPPIEEIRKTFDAVHQQALTELPTFTAATLDAPCDFPYAGYPTNFGSLLLASHHELLHAGQIGLLRRLLGKSPVR; translated from the coding sequence ATGGATACGCGAATCGAGATCGTGCTCAAGCAATTGGAATTTGCCCGCGGCTATACGTTGTCGCTGCTCGCCGATGTCGGCGAGGGCGATTGGTTTGCCATGCCCGGCGGAGTGTCGACCCATCTCGCTTGGCAGATGGGGCACATTGCGATGGCCGAATATGGCCTGTGCCTGTTTCGCCAGCGCGGCCGCACACCTGAAGATTTGCAGCTGATGTCGTCGAGCTTCCGCAAGCAGTTCAGCCGTGGTTCGACTCCCGAGCCTGACCCGGCAAAGAATCCACCGATCGAAGAGATCCGCAAAACCTTCGATGCCGTGCATCAGCAAGCCCTGACCGAACTGCCGACATTCACCGCGGCGACGCTCGATGCGCCGTGCGATTTTCCTTACGCCGGCTATCCAACCAATTTCGGCTCCCTCCTCCTGGCCTCGCATCACGAACTGCTGCACGCCGGGCAAATCGGCCTGTTGCGGCGGTTGCTGGGCAAATCGCCAGTGCGGTAA
- a CDS encoding FmdB family zinc ribbon protein — protein MPIYVYEVITDDDSGEQFEIFQSMAEEPLKKHPETGQPIRRVFQAPAIGGKWSDSAMGKSVKDDKKLDRLGFTKYVKSGDGTYEKTAGKGPDVISRDAPISPGDL, from the coding sequence ATGCCCATTTACGTTTACGAAGTCATCACTGACGACGACTCGGGCGAGCAGTTCGAGATTTTTCAAAGCATGGCCGAAGAGCCGCTGAAGAAACACCCCGAGACCGGTCAGCCGATTCGGCGTGTCTTTCAGGCCCCGGCCATCGGCGGCAAGTGGTCCGATTCGGCGATGGGAAAATCGGTGAAGGATGACAAGAAGCTCGACCGCCTGGGTTTCACCAAATATGTGAAGTCGGGTGATGGAACGTACGAGAAGACGGCCGGCAAAGGGCCGGATGTCATCTCGCGCGATGCGCCGATTTCGCCCGGCGATTTGTAA
- a CDS encoding DUF1444 family protein, producing MGWLDYFFGPPGKDAFAQLVLAEIAKAKIEGQLTYDAEQFYLHRQEGGFVNLAHIYREYCEAPRKKRATVLQQFIKGSLATRGFEIPADFDDVQPDLLPIVRSRYTLESVRLQAELRGTPQYDIPQQLVGDHLALSLVYDLPHTMRSIGQEELDTWNVSFYEAIEAARHNLAAMNNFAVASLDDRVFVTATGDNYDASRMLLTDVIRTFPVRGQPVAMVPNADTVLITGHDDAEGLQLLANLAAEAFQKPKPISGALVKLTDDEWQSWLPETDSPAYKRLHELLLRSHSVEYAGQKELLDQLHASRNQDLVVPAFNAMQENPSGRMTSYCVWQRGLRLLLPVAEEVFFMGGDAQSPELLARAPWERVQQIVGELMHEEEAYPPRWRVEKFPGEHELSLLGKG from the coding sequence GTGGGCTGGCTGGATTATTTCTTCGGACCGCCGGGCAAAGATGCGTTCGCGCAGCTCGTGCTGGCCGAAATCGCCAAGGCCAAGATCGAAGGGCAACTCACCTACGACGCCGAGCAGTTTTATCTGCATCGTCAGGAGGGCGGGTTTGTGAACCTGGCCCACATCTATCGTGAGTATTGCGAAGCGCCGCGCAAAAAGCGGGCCACCGTGCTGCAGCAGTTCATCAAAGGTTCGCTCGCCACGCGCGGCTTTGAGATTCCCGCCGATTTTGACGACGTGCAGCCCGACTTGTTGCCGATCGTGCGCTCACGATACACGCTCGAGTCGGTCCGCCTGCAAGCCGAGCTCCGCGGCACGCCGCAGTACGATATTCCGCAGCAACTCGTCGGCGATCATCTGGCCCTGTCGCTCGTTTATGACCTGCCCCACACGATGCGTTCAATCGGTCAGGAGGAACTCGATACCTGGAATGTTTCGTTTTACGAAGCAATCGAAGCCGCTCGCCACAATCTGGCCGCGATGAACAACTTTGCCGTGGCTTCGCTCGACGACCGCGTCTTCGTCACGGCGACCGGCGACAACTACGATGCCTCGCGCATGTTGCTGACCGATGTCATTCGCACGTTTCCCGTCCGCGGCCAGCCCGTGGCGATGGTCCCCAATGCCGACACGGTGTTGATCACCGGCCACGACGACGCCGAGGGACTGCAACTGCTCGCCAACCTGGCCGCCGAAGCTTTTCAAAAACCGAAGCCGATCTCGGGTGCACTGGTCAAGCTCACCGATGATGAATGGCAATCGTGGCTGCCGGAGACCGACTCGCCTGCTTACAAACGGCTGCACGAACTCCTGCTGCGCAGCCACAGCGTGGAATATGCCGGTCAAAAAGAACTGCTCGATCAGTTGCATGCTTCCCGCAACCAGGATCTCGTGGTCCCAGCATTCAACGCGATGCAAGAAAACCCCTCAGGCCGAATGACCAGTTACTGCGTCTGGCAGCGCGGCCTTCGCCTGCTACTGCCGGTTGCCGAGGAAGTCTTCTTCATGGGGGGCGATGCCCAATCGCCAGAACTCCTCGCCCGCGCGCCGTGGGAACGCGTGCAACAAATCGTCGGGGAGCTGATGCACGAGGAAGAAGCCTATCCACCGCGCTGGCGCGTGGAGAAATTTCCGGGCGAGCACGAGCTGAGTTTGCTAGGCAAGGGATAA
- a CDS encoding HpcH/HpaI aldolase family protein encodes MRKNTVKEKLHRGEVSYGTWLSLGDLYATRVLARMGFDWLTLDIEHSAIDWSQAAMIFAAVADAGCVPLARVPEGNHHLIKRVLDAGAWGIVVPMVDTVEQAKAAIAAAYYPPVGNRSVGGGMHSMNFGATAGDYYAQANDNILVVLQTESPTGVKNAEAIYSLPGVDAIFIGPNDLRFQMRAKDGTFPTAEEHEAAIQEVIRVGKKVKCATGIHAMDPDSALQRAQQGMQFLAVGSDLRMMTLKAEETITKLHPNQGKKDLARY; translated from the coding sequence ATGCGCAAGAACACGGTTAAGGAAAAGCTGCATCGGGGCGAAGTGAGCTACGGAACTTGGCTGTCGCTCGGCGATTTGTACGCGACCCGCGTGCTCGCGCGGATGGGCTTCGATTGGCTCACGCTCGATATCGAGCACTCGGCCATCGATTGGTCGCAAGCCGCGATGATCTTTGCCGCTGTGGCCGATGCCGGCTGCGTGCCGCTGGCCCGCGTTCCGGAGGGAAATCACCATTTGATCAAGCGCGTACTCGATGCCGGCGCGTGGGGCATTGTCGTGCCGATGGTTGACACTGTTGAGCAAGCAAAGGCTGCCATCGCAGCCGCTTATTATCCGCCGGTCGGTAATCGGAGCGTGGGTGGCGGCATGCACTCGATGAACTTCGGTGCCACGGCTGGCGATTATTATGCCCAAGCCAACGACAACATCCTGGTCGTGCTCCAAACCGAGAGCCCGACCGGCGTGAAGAACGCTGAAGCGATTTACAGCCTGCCGGGCGTCGATGCCATTTTCATCGGCCCGAATGATCTCCGCTTTCAAATGCGGGCCAAGGACGGGACCTTTCCCACGGCAGAAGAACACGAAGCGGCCATTCAGGAAGTGATCCGCGTCGGCAAAAAGGTGAAGTGCGCCACCGGCATTCACGCGATGGATCCCGACAGCGCGCTGCAGCGAGCTCAGCAAGGAATGCAATTTCTCGCCGTCGGCAGCGACCTGCGGATGATGACCCTCAAAGCCGAGGAAACCATCACCAAGCTGCATCCGAATCAAGGGAAGAAAGATTTGGCGCGCTATTAA
- a CDS encoding WD40 repeat domain-containing protein — MIRSNSFIIALVVTFSCAALHAAPFVPARDPNVVAIAPSGNVVATGCSGMSDGSFPPRPHPDVRKCAVVAIWDVATGKRLARMETFGDFTQLAFSPDGTLLAAARLFATADGVPMNEVRIWDATTGRVVKVLDRCHAFCFAPAGNRLAVVSRSKCVVYDKTDWSKEHLIPPLGGCVSVSFLNDGSALLGVVRETKAEQPDQYFIRKCDLETGKQLQQSQPLANAFYRLALAPDNASLATGHDGGNVLVWDLATLAPQLRLQTSIKGWAHPFFSPDGKYLAGGCQDNGDVVLWDLNTTKEAGRFSFDKWNARTFYTRTAEETFRPEKDPQRFVFHPDSSAYLVGGSGGVLRLIDGGRELKRFGD, encoded by the coding sequence ATGATCCGCAGCAATTCCTTCATCATCGCGCTTGTCGTGACATTCAGTTGTGCGGCTCTCCATGCCGCGCCGTTCGTTCCCGCGCGCGATCCCAATGTCGTGGCCATCGCGCCCAGCGGCAATGTGGTGGCCACGGGTTGCTCAGGAATGTCCGACGGCAGCTTTCCGCCGCGACCTCATCCCGACGTGCGGAAGTGCGCGGTGGTCGCCATTTGGGATGTCGCCACTGGCAAGCGGCTCGCACGGATGGAGACCTTCGGCGATTTCACGCAGCTGGCGTTTTCGCCCGATGGCACGTTGCTCGCGGCCGCGCGACTATTTGCCACGGCGGACGGCGTGCCGATGAATGAAGTTCGCATTTGGGATGCGACGACGGGGCGCGTGGTGAAAGTGCTCGATCGCTGCCATGCGTTTTGTTTTGCTCCGGCTGGCAACCGACTGGCCGTGGTCAGCCGCAGCAAGTGCGTTGTCTACGACAAAACCGATTGGTCGAAGGAGCATCTCATTCCACCGCTGGGCGGCTGTGTGAGCGTGAGCTTTTTGAATGACGGCAGTGCGCTCCTCGGCGTGGTCCGCGAAACCAAGGCCGAGCAGCCCGATCAATATTTCATTCGCAAGTGCGATCTTGAAACCGGCAAGCAGTTGCAGCAATCACAGCCGCTGGCGAATGCTTTTTATCGACTCGCGCTCGCTCCCGACAATGCCTCGCTGGCCACCGGTCACGATGGGGGCAATGTGCTGGTGTGGGATCTCGCCACGCTCGCACCGCAACTGCGGCTGCAGACCAGCATCAAGGGCTGGGCTCATCCCTTCTTTTCACCCGATGGCAAGTATCTCGCCGGCGGCTGCCAGGACAACGGCGACGTGGTGCTGTGGGATCTCAACACTACGAAAGAAGCCGGCCGGTTCTCGTTCGACAAATGGAACGCCCGCACGTTTTACACGCGGACCGCCGAAGAAACCTTCCGCCCGGAAAAAGATCCGCAGCGGTTCGTGTTTCATCCCGACAGCAGCGCCTACCTCGTCGGCGGCTCGGGTGGCGTGCTGCGATTGATCGATGGTGGTCGGGAACTGAAGCGCTTCGGCGATTAA